A stretch of the Salarias fasciatus chromosome 3, fSalaFa1.1, whole genome shotgun sequence genome encodes the following:
- the LOC115383092 gene encoding uncharacterized protein LOC115383092 isoform X1, translated as MMALRLLSTLILLSASGSVCGLMISEVLGNDVKFPLSASCGAEKTQLLFISARDPSPRLVASRTGAQVSPGPLYTDRLNHSDSLLLLKHVRMNDAGLYELTCNDRVETLMELQLFFPVETVSAEGQTVDLPCHSVTLGRSVESVKWEKSSGQVVLEVDGLSGSWTPGEEFQGSRLSVSRDWKETGDLSLRMEVKQEHGGLFFCSVTEGRVKTLKAAVRLTVRPNITDPESSETSEQPQESHCAELYWHKLFITAAVVLSLILLMFMAAAGCFLKRIRRAVLKASSQDRKKEDESNTDGIPLNPREAEEGLSSSGSDTKEKTCWRTRESL; from the exons ATGATGGCGCTTCGTCTCCTCTCTACACTGATCCTGCTCTCTGCCAGCGGCTCTGTCTGTGGACTGATGATCTCTGAGGTTTTGGGAAACGATGTTAAATTCCCTTTGAGCGCGTCATGTGGAGCAGAGAAGACTCAGCTTCTGTTTATCTCTGCTAGAGATCCGTCCCCCCGGCTGGTAGCGTCTCGGACTGGAGCTCAGGTCTCTCCTGGACCACTTTACACTGACAGACTGAACCACAGCgactctcttctcctcctgaaaCACGTGAGGATGAACGACGCCGGACTCTACGAGCTGACATGTAACGACCGTGTAGAGACtctgatggagctgcagctcttcttccCGGTGGAAACGGTCTCTGCTGAGGGGCAAACCGTGGATCTCCCGTGTCATTCCGTTACACTCGGTAGATCCGTGGAGAGTGTGAAGTGGGAGAAGAGCAGCGGACAGGTGGTGCTGGAGGTGGACGGACTCTCTGGAAGCTGGACTCCGGGGGAAGAGTTTCAAGGAAGCCGGCTGTCAGTGTCCAGGGACTGGAAGGAAACAGGGGACTTGTCGCTCCGGATGGAGGTGAAGCAGGAACACGGAGGACTTTTCTTCTGCTCGGTAACAGAAGGCAGAGTGAAGACCTTGAAGGCAGCAGTGAGGCTGACAGTCAGACCGAACATCACGGATCCAGAGAGCAGCGAGACCAGCGAGCAGCCTCAG gagtCACACTGTGCTGAGCTTTATTGGCATAAActcttcatcacagcagcagttgtCCTGAGCCTCATTCTGCTTATGTtcatggctgctgctggatgttttctgaaaagaatCAGGCGAGCTGTTCTGAAGGCGTCGTcacaagacagaaagaaagaagacgAGAGCAACACAGATGGAATTCCTCTGAACCCAAGAGAGGCTGAAGAAGGTCTGTCCTCTTCAGGATCAGACACCAAAGAGaaaacctgctggaggaccagagagagtCTCTGA
- the LOC115383126 gene encoding uncharacterized protein LOC115383126 gives MNDAGLYELTCNDRVETLMELQLFFPVETVSAEGQTVDLPCHSVTLGRSVESVKWEKSSGQVVLEVDGLSGSWTPGEEFQGSRLSVSRDWKETGDLSLRMEVKEEHGGLFFCSVTEGRVKTLKAAVRLTVRPNITDPESSETSEQPQESHCAEVYWRSCFIAAVVLGVTAALSAALGCFLKRRSSRASPPASSQESNTNGIPLNPRGAEEGLSSSG, from the exons ATGAACGACGCCGGACTCTACGAGCTGACATGTAACGACCGTGTAGAGACtctgatggagctgcagctcttcttccCGGTGGAAACGGTCTCTGCTGAGGGGCAAACCGTGGATCTCCCGTGTCATTCCGTTACACTCGGTAGATCCGTGGAGAGTGTGAAGTGGGAGAAGAGCAGCGGACAGGTGGTGCTGGAGGTGGACGGACTCTCTGGAAGCTGGACTCCGGGGGAAGAGTTTCAAGGAAGCCGGCTGTCAGTGTCCAGGGACTGGAAGGAAACAGGGGACTTGTCGCTCCggatggaggtgaaggaggaacACGGAGGACTTTTCTTCTGCTCGGTAACAGAAGGCAGAGTGAAGACCTTGAAGGCAGCAGTGAGGCTGACAGTCAGACCGAACATCACGGATCCAGAGAGCAGCGAGACCAGCGAGCAGCCTCAG GAGTCACACTGTGCTGAGGTTTATTGGCGCAGTTGCTTCATAGCAGCAGTTGTCTTGGGAGtgactgctgctctgtctgCGGCTCTCGGATGTTTcctgaaaagaagaagcagcagagcttcacCACCGGCATCGTCACAGGAGAGCAACACAAATGGAATTCCTCTGAACCCAAGAGGGGCTGAAGAAGGTCTGTCCTCTTCAGGATGA
- the LOC115383078 gene encoding uncharacterized protein LOC115383078 isoform X2, with product MNDAGLYELTCNDRVETLMELQLFFPVETVSAEGQTVDLPCHSVTLGGSVESVKWEKSSGQVVLEVDGLSGSWTPGEEFQGSRLSVSRDWKETGDLSLRMEVKEEHGGLFFCWITEGRVKTLKAAVRLTVRPNITDPESSETSEQPQESHCAEVYWRKLFITAAVVLSLILLLFMAAAGCFLKRIRRAVLKALSQDRKKEDESNTDGIPLNPREAEEGLSSSGSDTKEKSCLRTRESL from the exons ATGAACGACGCCGGACTCTACGAGCTGACATGTAACGACCGTGTAGAGACtctgatggagctgcagctcttcttccCGGTGGAAACGGTCTCTGCTGAGGGGCAAACCGTGGATCTCCCGTGTCATTCCGTTACACTCGGTGGATCCGTGGAGAGTGTGAAGTGGGAGAAGAGCAGCGGACAGGTGGTGCTGGAGGTGGACGGACTCTCTGGAAGCTGGACTCCGGGGGAAGAGTTTCAAGGAAGCCGGCTGTCAGTGTCCAGGGACTGGAAGGAAACAGGGGACTTGTCGCTCCggatggaggtgaaggaggaacACGGAGGACTTTTCTTCTGCTGGATAACAGAAGGCAGAGTGAAGACCTTGAAGGCAGCAGTGAGGCTGACAGTCAGACCGAACATCACGGATCCAGAGAGCAGCGAGACCAGCGAGCAGCCTCAG gagtCACACTGTGCTGAGGTTTATTGGCGTAAActcttcatcacagcagcagttgtCCTGAGCCTCATTCTGCTTCTGTtcatggctgctgctggatgttttctgaaaagaatCAGGCGAGCTGTTCTGAAGGCGTTGTcacaagacagaaagaaagaagacgAGAGCAACACAGATGGAATTCCTCTGAACCCAAGAGAGGCTGAAGAAGGTCTGTCCTCTTCAGGATCAGACACCAAAGAGAAAAGCTGCTTGAGGACCAGAGAGAGTCTCTGA
- the LOC115383078 gene encoding uncharacterized protein LOC115383078 isoform X1, giving the protein MMALRLLSTLILLSTSGSVCGLMILEVLGNDVKFPLSSSCAAEKTQRLFLHVRGSPPRLVASRTGAQVSPGPLYTDRLNHSDSLLLLKHVRMNDAGLYELTCNDRVETLMELQLFFPVETVSAEGQTVDLPCHSVTLGGSVESVKWEKSSGQVVLEVDGLSGSWTPGEEFQGSRLSVSRDWKETGDLSLRMEVKEEHGGLFFCWITEGRVKTLKAAVRLTVRPNITDPESSETSEQPQESHCAEVYWRKLFITAAVVLSLILLLFMAAAGCFLKRIRRAVLKALSQDRKKEDESNTDGIPLNPREAEEGLSSSGSDTKEKSCLRTRESL; this is encoded by the exons ATGATGGCGCTTCGTCTCCTCTCTACACTGATCCTGCTCTCTACCAGCGGCTCTGTCTGTGGACTGATGATCCTCGAGGTTTTGGGAAACGACGTTAAATTCCCTTTGAGCTCCTCGTGCGCAGCAGAGAAGACTCAGCGTCTGTTCCTCCATGTGAGAGGTTCTCCCCCCCGGCTGGTAGCGTCTCGGACTGGAGCTCAGGTCTCTCCTGGACCACTTTACACTGACAGACTGAACCACAGCgactctcttctcctcctgaaaCACGTGAGGATGAACGACGCCGGACTCTACGAGCTGACATGTAACGACCGTGTAGAGACtctgatggagctgcagctcttcttccCGGTGGAAACGGTCTCTGCTGAGGGGCAAACCGTGGATCTCCCGTGTCATTCCGTTACACTCGGTGGATCCGTGGAGAGTGTGAAGTGGGAGAAGAGCAGCGGACAGGTGGTGCTGGAGGTGGACGGACTCTCTGGAAGCTGGACTCCGGGGGAAGAGTTTCAAGGAAGCCGGCTGTCAGTGTCCAGGGACTGGAAGGAAACAGGGGACTTGTCGCTCCggatggaggtgaaggaggaacACGGAGGACTTTTCTTCTGCTGGATAACAGAAGGCAGAGTGAAGACCTTGAAGGCAGCAGTGAGGCTGACAGTCAGACCGAACATCACGGATCCAGAGAGCAGCGAGACCAGCGAGCAGCCTCAG gagtCACACTGTGCTGAGGTTTATTGGCGTAAActcttcatcacagcagcagttgtCCTGAGCCTCATTCTGCTTCTGTtcatggctgctgctggatgttttctgaaaagaatCAGGCGAGCTGTTCTGAAGGCGTTGTcacaagacagaaagaaagaagacgAGAGCAACACAGATGGAATTCCTCTGAACCCAAGAGAGGCTGAAGAAGGTCTGTCCTCTTCAGGATCAGACACCAAAGAGAAAAGCTGCTTGAGGACCAGAGAGAGTCTCTGA
- the LOC115383092 gene encoding uncharacterized protein LOC115383092 isoform X2, whose product MMALRLLSTLILLSTSGSVCGLMIFEVLGNDVKFPFSASCGAEKTQRLFLHVRGSPPRLVASRTGAQVSPGPLYTDRLNHSDSLLLLKHVRMNDAGLYELTCNDRVETLMELQLFFPVETVSAEGQTVDLPCHSVTLGRSVESVKWEKSSGQVVLEVDGLSGSWTPGEEFQGSRLSVSRDWKETGDLSLRMEVKQEHGGLFFCSVTEGRVKTLKAAVRLTVRPNITDPESSETSEQPQESHCAELYWHKLFITAAVVLSLILLMFMAAAGCFLKRIRRAVLKASSQDRKKEDESNTDGIPLNPREAEEGLSSSGSDTKEKTCWRTRESL is encoded by the exons ATGATGGCGCTTCGTCTCCTCTCTACACTGATCCTGCTCTCTACCAGCGGCTCTGTCTGTGGACTGATGATCTTCGAGGTTTTGGGAAACGACGTTAAATTCCCTTTTAGCGCGTCATGTGGAGCAGAGAAGACTCAGCGTCTGTTCCTCCATGTGAGAGGTTCTCCCCCCCGGCTG GTAGCGTCTCGGACTGGAGCTCAGGTCTCTCCTGGACCACTTTACACTGACAGACTGAACCACAGCgactctcttctcctcctgaaaCACGTGAGGATGAACGACGCCGGACTCTACGAGCTGACATGTAACGACCGTGTAGAGACtctgatggagctgcagctcttcttccCGGTGGAAACGGTCTCTGCTGAGGGGCAAACCGTGGATCTCCCGTGTCATTCCGTTACACTCGGTAGATCCGTGGAGAGTGTGAAGTGGGAGAAGAGCAGCGGACAGGTGGTGCTGGAGGTGGACGGACTCTCTGGAAGCTGGACTCCGGGGGAAGAGTTTCAAGGAAGCCGGCTGTCAGTGTCCAGGGACTGGAAGGAAACAGGGGACTTGTCGCTCCGGATGGAGGTGAAGCAGGAACACGGAGGACTTTTCTTCTGCTCGGTAACAGAAGGCAGAGTGAAGACCTTGAAGGCAGCAGTGAGGCTGACAGTCAGACCGAACATCACGGATCCAGAGAGCAGCGAGACCAGCGAGCAGCCTCAG gagtCACACTGTGCTGAGCTTTATTGGCATAAActcttcatcacagcagcagttgtCCTGAGCCTCATTCTGCTTATGTtcatggctgctgctggatgttttctgaaaagaatCAGGCGAGCTGTTCTGAAGGCGTCGTcacaagacagaaagaaagaagacgAGAGCAACACAGATGGAATTCCTCTGAACCCAAGAGAGGCTGAAGAAGGTCTGTCCTCTTCAGGATCAGACACCAAAGAGaaaacctgctggaggaccagagagagtCTCTGA